A stretch of Candidatus Sulfotelmatobacter sp. DNA encodes these proteins:
- a CDS encoding NAD(P)-dependent oxidoreductase has protein sequence MNADTKPRIGLVGAGRMGANMALRLHDLGYPIATVYDVRPDAAKEVAKETGARAVDALADVTAGADVVITVVTDDAAMQKIFAETGDSLLADARGKTFVNCATVTPAIHGEVQRRAEARGASSIEACMASSIPQARNGALYLMIGGRREAFDRLQPLLRDLSSSLRYVGEAGRAAQVKALVNMVMNINTAGLAEGLGLGEALGLDLAMLREIFAQTGANSRVLETDGEDMQNREHDVYFSAAHAAKDSGIALALARDRDLDLPLAAQTKAQFDRLVALGLGDSLDKSGVAELTFPSRRARHLNHA, from the coding sequence GTGAACGCGGACACGAAGCCTCGCATCGGCCTCGTCGGGGCCGGTCGGATGGGCGCCAACATGGCGCTGCGCCTGCACGATCTCGGGTACCCGATCGCCACCGTCTACGACGTGCGTCCCGACGCGGCCAAGGAGGTCGCCAAGGAGACCGGGGCGCGGGCCGTCGACGCGCTGGCCGACGTGACGGCCGGGGCCGACGTCGTCATCACCGTCGTCACCGACGACGCCGCGATGCAGAAGATCTTCGCCGAGACGGGCGACTCGCTGCTCGCGGACGCGCGCGGCAAGACGTTCGTCAACTGCGCGACCGTGACGCCGGCCATCCACGGCGAGGTGCAGCGCCGCGCCGAGGCCCGCGGGGCGAGCAGCATCGAAGCCTGCATGGCCAGCTCGATCCCGCAGGCGCGCAACGGCGCGCTCTACCTGATGATCGGCGGACGGCGCGAGGCCTTCGACCGTTTGCAGCCGCTGCTGCGCGACCTGAGCTCGAGCTTGCGCTACGTCGGCGAAGCCGGCCGCGCCGCGCAAGTCAAAGCGCTCGTCAACATGGTCATGAACATCAACACCGCGGGGCTGGCCGAGGGGCTCGGCCTGGGTGAGGCGCTGGGCTTGGACCTCGCGATGCTGCGCGAGATCTTCGCGCAAACCGGCGCCAACTCGCGCGTCCTCGAGACCGACGGCGAGGACATGCAAAATCGCGAGCACGACGTCTATTTCTCGGCGGCGCATGCCGCCAAGGACTCGGGCATCGCGCTCGCGCTGGCGCGCGACCGCGACCTCGATCTCCCGCTCGCGGCCCAGACCAAAGCGCAGTTCGACCGCCTGGTCGCGCTCGGTCTGGGCGACTCGCTCGACAAGTCCGGCGTGGCCGAGCTCACCTTTCCCTCGCGCCGCGCCCGTCACCTCAACCACGCTTGA
- a CDS encoding MaoC family dehydratase, with protein MPRRYFEDYVPGSSAELGALTVDQDEIIEFARRYDPQPFHTDPEAAKATPYGGLIASGWHTSAMMMRMVVEHFVDGETSLGSPGLGPIRWLRPVRPGDVLRVRATVLEARRSQSKPDRGTITIEVDVVNQNDEVVMKVENWLAIIQTRPA; from the coding sequence ATGCCGCGCCGTTATTTCGAAGACTACGTCCCCGGCTCGTCCGCCGAGCTGGGCGCGCTGACCGTCGACCAGGACGAGATCATCGAGTTCGCCCGACGCTACGATCCGCAGCCGTTTCACACCGATCCCGAGGCGGCGAAGGCGACGCCGTACGGCGGCCTGATCGCCAGCGGCTGGCACACCTCGGCGATGATGATGCGGATGGTCGTCGAGCACTTCGTCGACGGAGAGACCAGTCTGGGCTCGCCCGGACTGGGCCCGATTCGCTGGCTGCGTCCGGTCCGGCCGGGCGACGTCCTGCGCGTGCGCGCAACCGTGCTCGAGGCGCGCCGTTCGCAGAGCAAACCCGACCGCGGCACGATCACGATCGAGGTCGACGTCGTCAATCAGAACGACGAGGTCGTGATGAAGGTCGAGAACTGGCTGGCGATCATCCAGACGCGACCGGCGTAG
- a CDS encoding cytochrome c: protein MSQFSRAALVAALSSAALLTGALLRPSGSGAAPAAPALYTAGQAATGAAVYAGKCALCHGAALEGGAGPPLSGPNLTTLGTKTHLTVGDMFGYITTNMPFNDPGSLSHDQYVAALAYILKQNGYPAGSTALTWASANASKVLVRSYK from the coding sequence TTGTCCCAGTTCTCCCGGGCCGCGCTGGTCGCGGCCCTTTCGTCTGCAGCCCTCTTGACCGGCGCACTGCTCCGGCCCAGCGGAAGCGGCGCCGCTCCGGCGGCCCCGGCGCTCTACACGGCCGGTCAGGCCGCGACCGGCGCCGCCGTCTATGCCGGCAAGTGCGCCCTCTGTCACGGCGCCGCGCTCGAAGGCGGGGCCGGCCCGCCGCTCTCCGGCCCGAACCTGACCACGCTGGGCACCAAGACCCACCTGACGGTCGGCGACATGTTCGGGTACATCACCACCAACATGCCGTTCAACGACCCGGGCAGCCTCTCGCACGACCAGTACGTCGCCGCGCTCGCTTACATCCTCAAGCAGAACGGCTATCCGGCCGGCTCCACGGCGCTGACCTGGGCCTCCGCCAACGCCTCGAAGGTGCTGGTGCGCTCGTACAAGTGA
- a CDS encoding transporter substrate-binding domain-containing protein — protein sequence MSGRIRRIGLLAAALALSLVASPVGAASGAGSGVLRVCADPNYLPFSSRSGGGFENRVALAVGKALGEPVRFTWQTERGPNGFDGFLRQTLRAHKCDVLMDVPYAIDGLAVTHPYYVSSYVFVYPRAKHYDITSMDSPELRSLRIGFETDTPAETGLKLRTLITHATPFEIGDEDGTSPAEILDAVERGTVDVAVTWEPSIGYFLRSRPNLEVVAVPNARSQGSPEQYAFPMSMATRPDDHTLAARLDQVIANHSAELTGILAQYGVRLYRPSDVATQ from the coding sequence GTGAGCGGACGCATCAGGCGCATCGGGCTGCTCGCAGCCGCACTCGCGCTCTCGCTCGTGGCGTCGCCGGTCGGCGCCGCGAGCGGAGCCGGGTCCGGTGTGCTGCGGGTGTGCGCCGATCCGAACTACCTGCCGTTCTCCTCGCGCAGCGGCGGCGGCTTCGAGAACCGCGTCGCGCTCGCGGTGGGCAAGGCGCTCGGCGAACCGGTGCGGTTCACCTGGCAGACCGAACGCGGCCCCAACGGCTTCGACGGGTTCCTGCGCCAGACGCTGCGCGCGCACAAGTGCGACGTCCTGATGGACGTGCCGTACGCGATCGACGGGCTCGCCGTCACCCACCCCTACTACGTCTCCTCGTACGTGTTCGTCTATCCGCGCGCGAAGCACTATGACATCACCTCGATGGACTCACCGGAGCTGCGCTCGCTCCGCATCGGGTTCGAGACCGATACGCCGGCGGAGACCGGACTCAAGCTGCGCACCTTGATCACGCACGCCACGCCGTTCGAGATCGGGGACGAGGACGGGACCTCGCCGGCCGAGATCCTCGACGCGGTCGAACGCGGGACCGTCGACGTCGCGGTGACCTGGGAACCCTCGATCGGCTATTTCCTGCGCAGCCGTCCCAACTTGGAGGTCGTGGCGGTGCCCAACGCGCGCTCGCAAGGCTCGCCCGAGCAGTACGCGTTTCCGATGTCGATGGCGACGCGGCCCGACGATCACACCCTGGCCGCGCGGCTCGACCAGGTGATCGCCAATCATAGTGCGGAGCTGACCGGCATCCTCGCCCAATACGGCGTTCGGCTCTACCGACCGAGCGACGTCGCCACGCAATAG
- a CDS encoding nitronate monooxygenase family protein — protein MLSGALEPARLAVPVIGAPLFIISQPDLVIAQCTAGVVGAFPSLNARPAPLFSEWLSRIEEARAAHDAAHPERPSAPHAVNLIVHKSNDRLMHDLQVVVEHRVPVVITSLGARPEVNEAIHSYGGIVLHDVINDTFARKAIEKGADGLIAVAAGAGGHAGTWSPFALVQEIRAWFDGPLALSGAIANGRSVLAARAMGADLAYVGSAFIATAEAHAPAEYKDTIVASSAADIVYTNLFTGVHGNYLRASIERAGLDPDNLPLSDPSAMNFGSTREAKAWRDIWGSGQGIGVVDRVPTAAELVARLVREYDAALRALTATPVASG, from the coding sequence ATGCTCTCCGGCGCGCTCGAGCCCGCTCGGCTCGCGGTCCCCGTCATCGGGGCACCGCTGTTCATCATCTCGCAGCCCGACCTGGTCATCGCGCAGTGCACGGCGGGCGTGGTCGGCGCCTTCCCCTCGCTCAACGCTCGGCCGGCCCCGCTCTTCAGTGAGTGGTTGAGCCGCATCGAGGAAGCGCGCGCCGCGCACGACGCCGCGCATCCGGAGCGCCCGTCGGCGCCGCACGCCGTCAACCTGATCGTCCACAAGTCGAACGACCGGCTGATGCACGACCTGCAGGTCGTCGTCGAGCACCGGGTGCCGGTCGTCATCACCTCGCTGGGCGCGCGGCCCGAGGTCAACGAGGCGATCCACTCCTACGGCGGCATCGTGCTGCACGACGTCATCAACGACACCTTCGCGCGCAAGGCGATCGAAAAGGGCGCCGACGGGCTGATCGCCGTCGCCGCGGGCGCCGGCGGCCACGCCGGGACCTGGTCACCGTTCGCGCTGGTGCAAGAGATCCGGGCCTGGTTCGACGGCCCGCTCGCGCTCTCGGGCGCGATCGCCAACGGCCGCTCGGTGCTGGCGGCGCGCGCGATGGGCGCCGACCTGGCCTACGTGGGCTCGGCCTTCATCGCCACCGCCGAAGCGCACGCGCCGGCCGAGTACAAGGACACGATCGTCGCCTCGAGCGCGGCCGACATCGTCTACACCAACCTGTTCACCGGCGTGCACGGCAACTATCTGCGCGCGTCGATCGAACGCGCCGGTCTCGACCCGGACAACTTGCCGCTCAGCGATCCGTCGGCGATGAACTTCGGCTCGACGCGCGAGGCCAAGGCCTGGCGCGACATCTGGGGCTCGGGTCAAGGGATCGGCGTGGTCGACCGCGTGCCGACCGCCGCCGAGCTGGTCGCGCGGCTCGTCCGCGAGTACGACGCGGCGCTGCGCGCGCTGACGGCTACGCCGGTCGCGTCTGGATGA